A genomic window from Desulfatiglans anilini DSM 4660 includes:
- a CDS encoding ogr/Delta-like zinc finger family protein: MAEAKERCPHCGEVLLKWTPPANSTWDTEFQWVCFNDECPYYTRGWDHMLKTQNIKASYRYRKDPHTGSSGPLPCWSQEAHKDHIISDD, translated from the coding sequence ATTGCGGTGAGGTGCTGCTCAAATGGACGCCCCCGGCGAATTCGACCTGGGATACGGAATTTCAGTGGGTATGTTTCAATGACGAATGTCCCTATTACACAAGGGGCTGGGATCATATGCTCAAAACACAGAACATCAAGGCATCCTACCGGTACAGGAAGGATCCTCACACCGGGTCGAGTGGACCGCTTCCGTGCTGGTCCCAGGAGGCCCACAAGGACCACATTATCTCCGATGACTGA